In the Saprospiraceae bacterium genome, one interval contains:
- a CDS encoding KilA-N domain-containing protein, producing the protein MKKQQLEVQGINITVLEGDFISLTDIAKKFNEQDPFILINNWMRLKDTIELLGAWELLHNDNFKPIEFDRLRNEAGLNRFTLSPSRWAQQTNAFGLRIKKGRYDSGTFAHQDLALAFCSWLSPVFHLYVIKEFQRLKSLENPEWDLRRSLSKVNYHLHQEAIREHILPVIKGNPTPSGLVAFSEEADMLNQAVFGMTAEQWRAENADLVAKGYNMRDVADIYQLLVLANIEAYNEVLINHEVERGIRAIELQRTAQRQLAALYNLNHLPLEKLLSPLVQPLLDENTSPEKS; encoded by the coding sequence ATGAAAAAGCAGCAACTCGAAGTTCAAGGAATCAATATCACCGTTTTGGAAGGCGATTTCATCAGCCTTACTGATATTGCCAAAAAGTTTAACGAGCAAGACCCCTTTATTCTCATCAACAACTGGATGCGCTTGAAAGACACCATCGAACTGCTCGGTGCCTGGGAACTCTTGCACAACGATAATTTTAAACCTATCGAATTCGATAGGTTAAGAAACGAGGCGGGGCTAAATCGTTTTACGCTGTCCCCGAGCAGGTGGGCACAACAAACCAACGCCTTCGGCCTTCGGATCAAAAAAGGTCGTTACGACAGCGGCACCTTTGCCCATCAAGACTTAGCCCTCGCCTTCTGCTCCTGGCTCAGTCCGGTTTTTCACCTCTACGTCATCAAAGAATTCCAGCGTCTCAAATCCCTCGAAAATCCCGAATGGGACTTGCGCCGCTCCCTTTCCAAAGTCAACTATCACTTGCATCAGGAAGCCATTCGCGAACACATCCTGCCGGTCATTAAAGGCAATCCTACCCCATCTGGCCTGGTGGCGTTCAGCGAAGAAGCCGATATGCTCAACCAGGCCGTTTTCGGCATGACCGCCGAGCAGTGGCGCGCCGAAAATGCCGACCTCGTAGCCAAAGGCTACAATATGCGCGACGTGGCCGACATCTATCAACTGCTCGTACTCGCCAACATCGAAGCCTACAATGAGGTCCTCATCAACCATGAGGTCGAACGCGGCATCCGCGCCATCGAGTTGCAACGCACCGCCCAACGCCAACTCGCCGCCCTTTACAACCTTAACCACCTGCCCCTCGAAAAACTGCTCTCGCCGCTGGTGCAACCCCTGCTCGACGAAAACACGTCGCCTGAAAAATCCTGA
- a CDS encoding AAA family ATPase: MSIIAVANLKGGVGKSTISQNLAVSIWQGGKSVCIIDTDTEQRSTLEWSERRNGNGLEPIAVFLVNEDNLATKANEAADDFDVVIIDGSPALSEITTKIVLIADFVVVPVMPSGNDFGALEKFLLRYNDTRAIQKRRGIETAGLGILLNEYDSKAIVNRTIYQAIDRLEVPVLESRVAHRVAYKEANLTGLGVTEMQDKKAIAEIEALTNEVLELLEQVSA, from the coding sequence ATGTCTATCATCGCAGTCGCCAATCTCAAAGGCGGAGTCGGAAAATCCACCATCAGCCAGAACCTCGCCGTCAGCATCTGGCAAGGAGGCAAGTCCGTGTGCATCATTGACACCGACACGGAGCAGCGTTCCACCCTCGAATGGAGCGAGCGGCGCAACGGCAACGGCCTCGAACCTATTGCTGTTTTCCTGGTCAACGAAGACAACCTTGCCACCAAAGCCAACGAGGCTGCCGATGACTTCGATGTCGTCATCATAGACGGCTCTCCGGCGCTCTCCGAAATCACCACCAAAATCGTCCTGATAGCCGATTTCGTCGTCGTACCCGTGATGCCCAGCGGCAACGATTTCGGCGCGCTCGAAAAATTCCTCCTGCGCTACAACGACACCCGCGCCATCCAGAAGCGGCGCGGCATCGAGACCGCCGGACTCGGCATCCTGCTCAACGAATACGACAGCAAAGCGATCGTCAACCGCACCATCTACCAAGCTATTGACCGCCTCGAAGTGCCGGTACTCGAATCCCGTGTGGCGCACCGCGTCGCCTACAAGGAAGCCAACCTCACCGGCCTTGGCGTCACCGAAATGCAGGACAAGAAGGCCATCGCCGAAATTGAGGCCCTTACCAACGAAGTCCTCGAACTGCTCGAACAGGTCAGCGCCTGA
- a CDS encoding tyrosine-type recombinase/integrase, giving the protein MVANLDTHRKIKFLSAEEQEGLLSNIRNRKYRLISLLMLDCGLRRGEVASIQVSHIDFPKALLHVKSLKKRENVEWRVIPVPSRTLDELARWVYDMKERHPEAYIFPAGRGSKTGKGINPRQIEKRIRRYSHGKFSPHSLRHTYATRLAAEGVDMLRLSRLLGHKKSSTTEIYAHVPEIQLREAVQRIDRQSWWRRLYRRHFPAPRVHVLPTRRGEKTQFIIGRKAELAKLVELCEKKVNVLLTGPQGIGKSHLLENYNAGKMLRVDDMTRGKKVLAGLVLELYDQDKDAVVAAVYSNQDRDGNALVNRDDLGQIVMKDSEKRLHEVLVNITQPQEYTIIIDRADHLTPTAIRILERMKNHFHLIVAARVVPISQATWLSNFQKIELKPLSRPESLELIERMSSDFADRVGDWEAYQNHVYDQTGGNPLFIIEMCERYSKEDRVDFQVMRTINHTAATPDIDMTVPFVVLLSCLMILRYVGRELGDEDTGAYKLIGGAALLFLLFGRPIFRQTKRKYV; this is encoded by the coding sequence ATGGTGGCGAATCTGGATACCCACAGAAAAATAAAGTTCCTCAGCGCTGAGGAACAGGAAGGTCTGTTGTCCAACATCCGCAACCGTAAATACCGCCTCATTTCTCTGCTCATGTTGGATTGTGGTCTGCGCCGTGGTGAAGTGGCGAGCATCCAGGTAAGCCACATTGACTTCCCGAAAGCCCTGCTCCATGTAAAAAGCCTGAAAAAGCGGGAAAACGTAGAATGGCGCGTTATTCCGGTTCCTTCCCGGACGCTCGACGAGCTCGCACGCTGGGTCTATGACATGAAAGAACGCCACCCGGAAGCCTACATCTTTCCTGCCGGGCGCGGCAGCAAAACCGGAAAAGGCATCAACCCGCGACAAATAGAAAAGCGGATCCGCCGCTATTCACATGGCAAATTCAGCCCCCACAGCCTGCGCCACACCTACGCCACCCGCCTCGCTGCGGAAGGCGTGGACATGCTGCGGCTCAGCCGTTTGCTCGGCCACAAAAAAAGCAGCACCACCGAAATCTATGCCCACGTCCCCGAAATCCAGTTGCGCGAAGCGGTACAGCGCATTGACCGCCAATCGTGGTGGCGCAGGCTCTACCGCCGCCACTTTCCCGCACCACGCGTCCATGTGCTGCCGACCCGGCGCGGTGAGAAAACCCAGTTTATCATCGGGCGCAAAGCCGAACTTGCCAAATTGGTCGAACTCTGCGAAAAAAAGGTAAACGTGCTACTCACCGGTCCGCAAGGCATCGGCAAATCGCACTTGCTCGAAAACTATAATGCAGGAAAAATGCTCCGCGTGGACGACATGACGCGTGGCAAAAAAGTCCTTGCCGGCCTCGTGTTGGAACTCTACGACCAAGATAAAGACGCGGTGGTCGCAGCCGTGTATTCCAACCAGGATCGCGACGGCAACGCGCTCGTCAACCGGGATGACCTTGGCCAAATTGTGATGAAGGACAGCGAAAAACGCCTCCACGAAGTCTTGGTAAATATCACCCAACCACAGGAATATACCATCATCATTGACCGCGCCGACCACCTGACACCTACGGCCATCCGCATTTTGGAACGGATGAAAAACCATTTCCACTTGATTGTTGCGGCGAGGGTCGTTCCCATTTCACAAGCGACCTGGCTCTCGAACTTTCAAAAAATAGAACTCAAACCCCTGAGCCGCCCGGAATCTCTGGAACTCATCGAACGAATGTCCAGCGACTTTGCCGATAGGGTGGGGGACTGGGAAGCGTACCAAAACCACGTGTACGACCAAACCGGTGGCAACCCATTGTTTATCATAGAAATGTGCGAGCGGTACAGCAAGGAAGACCGCGTGGACTTTCAGGTGATGCGCACCATCAACCACACCGCCGCCACGCCCGATATTGATATGACCGTGCCCTTTGTCGTACTGCTTTCCTGCCTGATGATACTGCGCTACGTCGGGCGCGAACTCGGCGACGAAGATACCGGCGCTTACAAACTCATCGGCGGCGCAGCCTTGCTGTTCCTGCTCTTTGGTCGCCCCATCTTCCGCCAGACAAAAAGAAAATACGTCTGA
- a CDS encoding metal-dependent hydrolase: MTLPNHIVGGAVFTGVFGATISGINLLASPWYIAVTLAAAVLPDVDNTSSPVGRVVGPLSYWLNRHYGHRTLTHSVAALIVLTLIFAFAERAVSGHTSLTWFFFWGYLSHIILDMCTVNGVKLFYPFHKSACVIPGDPRYRFETGNIRHETVFFCVAILCGVFLVPLFKNGFWTSYNRLFGTIKHVSSEFHKSDDMLEVEYWYRTGTEQRHGKGFCLEATHSRILLMDAGKFHHINEAEVEVQRVVPMHTGRHFAFKDTAFVSVSADSLNRLLLGKKLMSVEIHSNVQFEAAGGITPEIGYHFKDDYLDALRVRPIDNDYGENSANGLSSVRFQSSPRIHTLNRRIAMLQYQYEERAGEYREAQRRIRELRRQGEAIGTSDVARYERIRREMQEWEKVKNPDDPAGEIEILRAEIREIQADDTNRYREKSVEWERKQGDKQPEIPVFTGYLRFVVLSD; the protein is encoded by the coding sequence ATGACGCTCCCCAACCACATTGTCGGCGGCGCCGTGTTCACCGGCGTTTTTGGGGCCACCATCAGCGGTATCAACCTGCTGGCTTCCCCCTGGTACATCGCGGTAACGCTTGCGGCAGCCGTCTTGCCCGACGTGGACAATACTTCCAGCCCGGTGGGCCGGGTAGTAGGGCCGCTTTCTTATTGGCTCAACCGACACTACGGTCATCGAACACTCACCCACTCGGTCGCGGCGCTCATCGTGCTCACCTTGATTTTCGCCTTTGCCGAACGAGCCGTTTCCGGGCATACCAGCCTCACCTGGTTCTTTTTCTGGGGTTATCTGAGCCACATTATCCTCGATATGTGTACCGTCAACGGGGTCAAACTGTTTTATCCCTTTCACAAATCGGCCTGCGTCATCCCCGGCGATCCGCGCTACCGTTTCGAGACCGGCAACATCCGCCATGAAACCGTTTTTTTCTGCGTAGCCATTTTGTGCGGCGTGTTTCTCGTTCCACTTTTCAAAAACGGATTCTGGACTTCTTACAACCGACTGTTCGGCACCATCAAGCACGTTTCCAGCGAGTTCCACAAGTCCGACGATATGCTCGAAGTCGAGTATTGGTACCGCACCGGCACCGAGCAGCGGCACGGCAAGGGCTTTTGTCTCGAAGCCACCCATTCCCGCATTCTGTTGATGGATGCGGGCAAGTTTCACCACATCAACGAGGCGGAAGTGGAAGTGCAGCGGGTCGTACCGATGCACACCGGGCGACATTTCGCTTTCAAAGACACGGCTTTTGTCAGCGTCAGCGCCGACAGCCTCAACCGCCTGTTGCTGGGCAAAAAACTGATGAGCGTGGAAATCCATTCCAACGTTCAGTTTGAAGCGGCGGGCGGCATCACGCCCGAAATCGGCTATCACTTCAAAGACGACTATCTTGATGCGCTCCGTGTGCGCCCCATAGACAACGATTATGGGGAAAACAGCGCCAATGGGTTGTCAAGCGTTCGTTTTCAAAGCAGCCCGCGTATTCATACGCTGAACCGCCGGATTGCCATGTTGCAATACCAATACGAAGAAAGGGCAGGGGAGTACCGCGAGGCGCAGCGCCGCATCCGCGAACTGCGCAGACAAGGAGAGGCCATCGGCACTTCGGATGTGGCTCGATACGAACGCATCCGCCGCGAGATGCAGGAGTGGGAAAAGGTGAAAAACCCCGACGACCCTGCCGGAGAAATTGAAATACTCCGCGCGGAAATCCGGGAAATCCAAGCCGACGATACCAACCGTTACAGGGAAAAATCCGTAGAATGGGAGAGAAAGCAAGGTGACAAACAACCCGAGATTCCGGTCTTCACCGGCTACTTGCGTTTCGTCGTTTTGTCCGACTGA
- a CDS encoding AAA family ATPase: MAKQQRSQPAKPHPGAPRGFEQLLESFGLDEKKRLQVLRAIRKEGENLSAYVFGKLPPQDLPAEEAVLGALMLERDAFGRIRHICTEETFYLEAHQIVFRAIHNLHEQGAPIDLLTVTDWLRKNKLENTVGGSYRLVEMTGRVASTAHLEYHVRMLYQLQKIRELIRRCSETIRRAYELEDVFDLYDQMHLGTKLVNPTALLRIRSMTEVVVKGAQAKPRRHLMGSLLRESDVCFIFGDEGCSKSILAFQIGDAVAAGRSAFVGPEFYNECTEGKKTIILDFELDDEDVADRYSEEVEAEFSKERTKAFHRFSDNFFRADINPECEDLKDLDLKIMRQIETLVEFEHPELLIIDNLSWLVSESHDPGIATAFVRKLMTISRRYAVSVLVVAHTPKRNTAEPLEARHLAGAKALSNFATNVIGIGISKLDSHKRYIKHIKNRKGIKVFTEENVATFTVAKSGPNLIWEYDGTTVESIHLSITDREEFERDMLERCMDLLRQGYSYRRIAEKTGHVWSHEKIRQKTNLREAEERAQQDRLSDQN, encoded by the coding sequence ATGGCAAAGCAGCAACGCAGTCAGCCTGCCAAACCGCATCCCGGCGCCCCACGCGGATTCGAGCAGTTGCTCGAATCCTTCGGCCTCGACGAGAAAAAACGCCTTCAAGTCCTTCGAGCCATCCGCAAAGAAGGCGAAAATCTTTCCGCTTACGTTTTTGGCAAATTACCCCCGCAAGACCTGCCCGCCGAGGAAGCGGTGTTAGGCGCTTTGATGCTCGAACGCGATGCCTTTGGCCGGATCCGGCACATCTGCACGGAAGAAACCTTTTACCTCGAAGCGCACCAGATTGTTTTCCGCGCCATTCACAACCTCCACGAACAAGGCGCGCCTATTGACTTGCTGACGGTGACTGACTGGCTTAGGAAAAACAAATTGGAGAATACTGTCGGCGGCTCGTATCGCCTGGTCGAAATGACAGGCCGGGTTGCCAGTACCGCGCATCTCGAATACCATGTGCGGATGCTCTATCAGTTGCAGAAAATACGAGAGCTGATCCGCCGCTGCTCGGAGACCATCCGCCGTGCCTACGAATTAGAGGACGTGTTCGACCTCTATGACCAAATGCACCTCGGCACCAAGTTGGTCAATCCGACCGCTTTGCTGCGCATCCGCAGCATGACCGAAGTTGTGGTAAAGGGCGCACAGGCCAAACCACGCCGCCACCTCATGGGCAGCCTGCTGCGCGAGTCCGACGTGTGTTTCATCTTTGGTGATGAAGGATGCAGCAAATCCATCCTCGCTTTCCAGATTGGCGATGCCGTGGCCGCGGGTCGCTCGGCCTTTGTCGGGCCGGAATTTTACAACGAATGCACAGAGGGCAAAAAGACCATCATCCTCGACTTTGAGTTGGATGATGAAGACGTGGCCGACCGGTATAGCGAAGAAGTGGAGGCCGAATTTTCAAAAGAGCGCACAAAGGCTTTCCACCGGTTCAGCGACAATTTTTTCCGCGCCGACATCAACCCCGAGTGCGAAGACCTCAAAGACCTCGACCTGAAAATCATGCGGCAGATTGAAACGCTGGTCGAGTTCGAGCACCCCGAATTGCTCATCATTGACAACCTCTCCTGGCTCGTCTCCGAATCGCACGACCCCGGCATCGCCACTGCCTTCGTCCGCAAACTGATGACCATCAGCCGCCGCTATGCCGTTTCGGTCTTGGTTGTGGCCCACACCCCCAAGCGCAACACCGCCGAGCCGCTCGAAGCCCGCCACCTGGCCGGCGCCAAGGCTCTGTCCAATTTCGCCACCAACGTCATTGGTATTGGCATTTCCAAACTCGACTCGCACAAACGCTACATCAAGCACATCAAAAACCGCAAAGGCATCAAAGTCTTCACTGAGGAAAATGTCGCCACTTTCACCGTGGCCAAGTCCGGCCCCAACCTGATTTGGGAATATGACGGCACCACCGTCGAATCTATCCACCTGTCCATCACCGACCGCGAAGAATTCGAACGCGATATGCTCGAACGCTGCATGGACCTCCTGCGACAAGGCTACTCTTACCGCCGCATCGCCGAAAAAACCGGGCACGTTTGGTCGCACGAAAAAATCCGCCAGAAGACCAACCTGCGGGAAGCCGAGGAACGCGCCCAGCAGGATCGCCTCTCCGATCAAAATTGA
- a CDS encoding replication initiation protein, whose protein sequence is MAKYTRKNQGIVVIKKSNQLIEARYKFDVWETRIFLSVLSNIKRDDEDFKVYRIWYREVIKSFGLRSGQSYAFLRDAARSLIRKVFNISNEDNGFQRETEYHIIRSINYLTEGEQGRSGTESQEYIDITIDPDMKPLLLQLKSNFTAYDLRNIVKLGAYPVRVYELLKQYESIGERTLEFEEMKRMFELTTEYPHFANFYQKIIQPAIEDINLHTDLSVSEIIREKQGKKVVALRFRFHRKSDDELRRMRGEEPKAAILPQLPFPDFSNNPAAIAAEASEPSSVDLIFTKYQEEVVQGFGVTPTAFLSLLTSATDEQVAQAVRVTRRAKNAQQLKNVAGFFIEALRSGYTDEQEETGKKKRSDAEKSAKKLQEFLEQLADLEADRRAAANEVIRELTNADAFLAGEAVSKIMANAPVRQSLEAQTGLTLDAELPMDTWRENKPMRHAVIHQIEAMKPEAFKEVKAKYDGPLLKLRQAVEALQRG, encoded by the coding sequence ATGGCCAAATACACCAGGAAAAATCAGGGCATTGTCGTAATCAAAAAGTCCAACCAGTTGATCGAGGCGCGGTATAAATTCGACGTGTGGGAAACCCGCATCTTCCTCTCCGTGCTCTCCAACATCAAACGTGACGACGAAGATTTTAAAGTGTACCGCATCTGGTATCGAGAGGTCATTAAGTCTTTCGGTCTTCGTTCCGGCCAGTCCTACGCCTTCCTGCGCGATGCCGCGCGCAGCCTTATCCGCAAGGTGTTCAACATCAGCAACGAGGACAACGGATTCCAGCGTGAGACCGAATATCACATCATCCGCAGCATCAACTATCTCACCGAAGGCGAGCAGGGCCGCAGCGGCACCGAGTCCCAGGAGTACATAGACATCACCATTGACCCCGACATGAAGCCCCTGTTATTGCAACTCAAAAGCAACTTCACGGCCTACGACTTGCGCAACATCGTCAAACTCGGCGCCTACCCCGTCCGCGTGTACGAATTGTTGAAACAATACGAAAGCATCGGCGAACGCACCCTCGAATTTGAAGAAATGAAGCGAATGTTCGAACTCACCACCGAGTACCCGCACTTCGCCAACTTCTACCAAAAAATCATCCAGCCCGCCATAGAGGACATCAACCTGCACACTGACCTCAGTGTCTCTGAAATCATTCGGGAAAAACAGGGAAAAAAGGTAGTGGCGCTCCGATTCCGTTTCCACCGCAAAAGCGACGATGAGCTGCGCCGGATGCGCGGCGAAGAGCCGAAAGCGGCCATACTCCCGCAATTGCCGTTTCCCGATTTCTCCAACAACCCTGCCGCCATCGCCGCCGAGGCATCCGAACCTTCATCGGTAGACCTGATTTTTACAAAATACCAGGAGGAAGTAGTACAGGGCTTCGGGGTCACCCCGACTGCTTTCCTGTCCCTGCTCACCTCGGCAACGGATGAACAAGTCGCCCAGGCCGTCCGTGTCACCCGCCGCGCCAAAAACGCCCAGCAATTGAAAAATGTGGCAGGCTTCTTCATCGAAGCCTTGCGCAGCGGCTACACCGATGAGCAGGAGGAAACCGGCAAAAAGAAACGAAGCGATGCCGAAAAGTCGGCCAAGAAACTACAAGAATTCCTCGAACAACTCGCCGACCTCGAAGCCGACCGCCGCGCCGCGGCCAACGAAGTCATCCGCGAACTGACCAACGCCGACGCTTTCCTCGCCGGCGAGGCTGTCAGCAAAATCATGGCCAACGCCCCCGTCCGCCAGTCGCTCGAAGCTCAAACCGGCCTCACCCTCGATGCCGAGCTCCCGATGGACACCTGGCGCGAAAACAAACCTATGCGCCATGCCGTCATCCACCAGATCGAAGCCATGAAGCCCGAGGCTTTTAAGGAAGTCAAGGCAAAGTACGACGGCCCGCTGCTGAAATTGCGGCAGGCGGTGGAGGCGTTGCAGAGAGGGTAG
- a CDS encoding ATP-binding protein, with the protein MVLEFAVENFRSIKNRQVFSLIAESSKIKGENVFEVSLPNGGSVRLLKTALIYGANASGKSNFIKALGNLIQMISRRISGAGRPIRSYNPFLFSTNTVAEPTVFELTFVFEEVKYRYKVAFNLTQILEEELVFSPKGQTQRIFERHGGPQDLLHKIKLGKNFGNKEIEVFNNQLALNKFGTDTPHELLTKVYVYFNSIDVSNAVRGASNNMQVRQVSQTLSESDHQPILKRLEKLIRVADTKIDSLELLQSEERERLVGRNGETVRKTLGSTRLNTMVYGVHKVYDAGQEVGDERLPFDEESEGTRALFWRGGLILEKLEQGGVLVFDELDNSLHPKLVKFLVQLFSNSRSNPNHAQLIFATHEVTLLDRDMFRTDQIWFTEKNQYGETELFSAQDFDGVREDVPFDKWYMAGKFGGLPKIEDIESIFNHE; encoded by the coding sequence ATGGTACTCGAATTTGCAGTAGAAAATTTTCGCTCCATCAAAAATCGCCAGGTTTTCTCTTTGATCGCGGAATCTTCCAAAATCAAGGGCGAAAATGTTTTTGAAGTTAGTCTCCCGAATGGCGGTTCTGTCCGTCTGTTGAAAACTGCCCTGATTTATGGTGCCAACGCTTCGGGAAAAAGCAACTTCATTAAGGCCCTGGGTAACTTGATTCAAATGATAAGCCGCCGGATTTCCGGCGCCGGCCGTCCCATAAGAAGCTACAATCCTTTTCTCTTCTCCACAAATACAGTCGCCGAGCCGACCGTTTTTGAACTGACATTTGTATTTGAGGAAGTGAAGTATCGGTACAAAGTCGCTTTCAACCTTACACAGATTTTAGAAGAAGAATTGGTTTTTTCACCGAAAGGCCAAACCCAACGCATTTTCGAGCGTCACGGTGGGCCGCAAGATTTGTTGCATAAAATAAAACTGGGAAAAAACTTCGGCAACAAAGAAATTGAAGTATTCAATAATCAGTTGGCGCTGAACAAATTCGGCACTGATACGCCCCATGAGTTGCTGACCAAGGTATATGTATATTTTAATTCCATTGATGTCAGCAATGCGGTGCGAGGAGCTTCCAACAATATGCAGGTGCGCCAGGTTTCTCAGACCCTCTCCGAATCCGACCATCAGCCAATATTAAAAAGGCTGGAAAAACTAATCAGGGTGGCCGATACAAAAATTGATAGTCTTGAACTTTTGCAGTCGGAGGAGCGGGAACGGCTCGTTGGAAGAAATGGAGAAACAGTACGTAAAACGCTGGGAAGCACCCGCTTGAACACCATGGTCTATGGCGTCCATAAAGTATATGACGCCGGTCAAGAAGTTGGAGATGAAAGGCTGCCCTTTGATGAAGAATCGGAAGGCACAAGAGCGCTTTTTTGGCGTGGCGGGCTTATTCTTGAAAAACTGGAACAAGGTGGTGTCCTGGTGTTCGACGAACTCGACAACAGTCTCCACCCGAAATTGGTAAAATTCCTCGTGCAACTTTTCTCCAATTCGCGTTCCAACCCCAATCATGCACAACTGATTTTTGCTACGCACGAGGTTACCCTGTTGGATCGGGATATGTTCCGAACCGACCAGATTTGGTTTACCGAAAAAAATCAATACGGAGAGACCGAATTATTCTCCGCCCAGGATTTCGACGGTGTGCGGGAGGATGTGCCATTTGACAAATGGTACATGGCTGGAAAATTCGGTGGGTTGCCTAAAATCGAAGACATCGAATCCATTTTCAACCATGAGTAG
- a CDS encoding RloB domain-containing protein codes for MSRKARTLRRNMLVVCEGSVTEPEYFAVLRRIALENEVWEEIEIRPKPRSDVEQEDTTPPHKSPRQKRQLKVVPLPEEADEIERQYTWRQTPANFVKEARDGLKDDTFEEAWAVFDRNGHPAHGHAFSLAREPVNGKTVNIAFSSIAFEHWILLHFERNATEFVKSECKDQEGHYLECGSGLHADDCWGVRCVSGYLRVNQYLTGSTKIRNDDFQDFFNRLVEAEYREKAYENAAWLRYTVPHNEIEPYLSNPYTNVDALVKRLLGEDHQTIDWANLGQTIEWQSLQIQVDAENDSFKLTIENMGPVTRLLNGYDIGVFSKRNAQTEEWRPVETTNGVINAGATKSYYLEPADGFQDTILEIKTGNHRLLFEI; via the coding sequence ATGAGTAGAAAAGCCCGCACGCTTCGAAGGAATATGCTCGTCGTCTGTGAAGGCTCGGTGACCGAACCGGAATATTTTGCCGTGTTGAGAAGGATAGCCCTTGAAAATGAGGTGTGGGAGGAAATAGAAATACGGCCAAAACCCCGTAGCGATGTGGAACAAGAAGATACAACGCCTCCGCACAAATCGCCGCGACAAAAACGGCAGTTGAAAGTAGTACCACTTCCCGAAGAAGCCGACGAAATTGAGCGACAATACACTTGGAGACAGACCCCGGCCAATTTTGTAAAAGAAGCCCGTGACGGGCTTAAAGATGATACTTTTGAAGAAGCATGGGCTGTTTTTGACCGGAACGGCCACCCCGCTCATGGTCACGCTTTCAGTCTTGCCCGCGAGCCGGTCAATGGCAAAACAGTCAATATTGCTTTTTCCAGTATCGCCTTTGAGCATTGGATACTACTGCATTTTGAGCGAAATGCTACTGAATTTGTCAAATCGGAATGTAAAGACCAGGAGGGGCACTATTTAGAATGTGGCTCAGGTCTCCATGCCGACGATTGCTGGGGCGTTCGCTGTGTGTCAGGGTACTTACGGGTTAACCAGTACCTGACGGGCTCCACAAAAATCCGCAATGATGATTTTCAAGATTTTTTCAACCGCTTGGTCGAAGCTGAATATCGGGAAAAAGCGTACGAAAATGCCGCATGGCTTCGGTACACCGTACCGCACAACGAGATTGAACCTTATCTGAGCAACCCATACACCAATGTGGATGCCTTGGTCAAACGGCTGCTTGGCGAAGATCACCAAACAATTGATTGGGCCAATCTGGGTCAAACAATTGAGTGGCAATCACTTCAAATTCAAGTTGATGCAGAGAACGATTCTTTTAAACTGACGATTGAGAATATGGGACCTGTAACCAGATTGCTCAATGGGTATGATATTGGGGTTTTCTCAAAAAGAAATGCGCAGACAGAAGAATGGCGACCCGTCGAAACAACAAACGGGGTAATCAATGCGGGGGCAACCAAAAGTTATTATCTCGAACCTGCCGACGGTTTTCAGGACACCATCCTCGAAATCAAAACAGGCAACCATCGGCTGCTGTTCGAGATATGA